From Leptospira venezuelensis, a single genomic window includes:
- a CDS encoding DUF4384 domain-containing protein, whose protein sequence is MITPFSVRETKLTGTERRISLRHLVFPFFLLSLYCFTPSSKEQATPARAIPEAELKHFPSFLEKYNLALVSPENFPESIEDDLKEILLRSERASIVDRKKTADALNELSLQQTGITDKNNSLRLGKILSVQKLIYLKEQNGRYSLELLDIETSKSEFLRSFKREGSEKVFNELTGYLTQNLLLKNLNGLKPKNKNIKIELSSSKSNYHTNEPVQFTVRSSEDCYIYLILLQSDGETLLLFPNSYNSNNFLRSNTDLLVPDGKTGYILAAGEPYGKDSIKVIASKSQLNLFQTKPYGDSPFGKIERPFESVSRGIKLIQTNVADGEWNIAETEIITKEN, encoded by the coding sequence ATGATAACACCTTTTTCTGTCCGGGAGACTAAACTAACCGGGACCGAAAGAAGGATCTCTCTCAGGCATCTGGTTTTTCCTTTTTTTCTCCTTTCACTTTATTGTTTTACTCCGTCTTCCAAAGAGCAGGCTACTCCAGCCAGGGCGATTCCGGAGGCGGAGTTAAAACATTTTCCATCTTTTTTGGAAAAATACAATTTAGCCCTGGTTTCTCCCGAAAACTTTCCTGAAAGTATAGAAGATGATCTAAAGGAGATCCTACTCAGATCCGAAAGAGCAAGTATCGTAGATAGAAAAAAAACGGCAGATGCTCTAAACGAACTTTCATTACAACAAACCGGAATTACAGATAAGAATAACTCCCTTCGTTTAGGGAAAATTCTATCCGTTCAAAAACTGATCTACCTAAAAGAACAGAACGGAAGATATTCTCTGGAATTATTAGATATAGAAACATCAAAATCTGAATTCCTACGCAGTTTTAAACGAGAAGGCTCCGAAAAAGTTTTTAATGAACTCACGGGTTACCTTACCCAAAACCTTTTATTAAAAAATTTAAACGGGTTAAAACCGAAAAATAAAAATATCAAAATCGAATTAAGTTCTTCAAAGTCCAATTACCATACGAACGAACCAGTTCAATTTACAGTTCGTAGTTCTGAAGATTGTTATATTTATTTAATACTTTTACAAAGTGACGGAGAAACTCTACTCCTGTTCCCGAATTCATATAATTCTAATAATTTCCTCAGATCAAATACAGATCTCTTGGTTCCTGATGGAAAAACCGGTTATATTCTCGCCGCAGGAGAACCTTACGGAAAAGATTCGATTAAAGTAATCGCGAGCAAGTCTCAACTAAATCTTTTTCAAACAAAACCTTATGGAGATTCTCCTTTTGGAAAGATTGAAAGGCCATTTGAATCCGTTAGTCGCGGTATTAAACTAATCCAAACAAATGTCGCGGATGGGGAATGGAATATAGCCGAAACGGAGATAATTACGAAAGAAAATTAG
- a CDS encoding prohibitin family protein has protein sequence MFKKILMLFLTFLSVTLTQACITIEPGKAGLIFDAFGEGLQKDVLTAGTYNFNPFTKTIIEYNLQWEPYKEKIDVITRDDLQIDVVASITIRPLPSQLVSLHNEVGTSYYAHVVRQDFRTSVRNAFTNYPMIQISKNNQKIVSEIKDMMVDKLSSRHIEINNVNIDDISFSSQIMDAIQKKLTKEQELETMKFEIAIQKKDNEIARMNAQRDAEIIAIKAKADSDAIKIINESLSQKYIQYKAYDNPQNKLIFVPLGKDGLPVSVRMNFNDSMSDETHKPAPSSHKKGTISSNGN, from the coding sequence ATGTTTAAGAAAATTCTAATGCTCTTCTTAACCTTCTTGAGTGTAACACTTACACAAGCCTGTATAACGATTGAACCGGGTAAAGCTGGGTTGATATTCGACGCATTTGGGGAGGGACTTCAAAAAGATGTCCTAACTGCGGGAACTTACAATTTTAACCCATTTACAAAAACAATTATCGAATATAATTTACAGTGGGAACCATATAAGGAAAAAATAGATGTAATCACACGAGATGATCTTCAAATCGATGTGGTTGCGTCCATCACGATTCGTCCTCTACCTTCTCAATTAGTAAGTTTACATAATGAAGTCGGAACAAGTTATTATGCTCATGTGGTTCGACAAGATTTCAGAACTTCCGTAAGGAATGCATTCACAAACTATCCGATGATCCAAATCTCCAAAAACAATCAAAAGATCGTTTCGGAGATAAAAGACATGATGGTAGACAAGCTCAGCTCTCGCCATATAGAGATTAATAACGTAAATATCGACGATATCTCATTTAGCTCTCAGATCATGGATGCGATCCAGAAAAAACTCACAAAAGAGCAAGAATTGGAAACGATGAAATTCGAAATCGCAATCCAGAAAAAGGATAATGAGATCGCAAGGATGAATGCACAAAGAGATGCTGAAATCATCGCTATTAAAGCAAAAGCGGACTCGGATGCTATAAAGATCATAAACGAATCCCTTTCACAAAAATACATCCAATACAAAGCATACGATAATCCTCAGAATAAATTGATCTTCGTGCCTTTGGGAAAAGACGGTCTCCCTGTTTCCGTAAGAATGAATTTCAACGACTCTATGTCGGATGAAACTCATAAACCTGCACCAAGTTCCCATAAAAAAGGAACGATAAGTTCGAACGGTAATTAA